ATGAACACCGGTATTCAGAGAAGTGGATCCACACCTTATGGTGCATCTACAACCACCAGCCCCCATGGAAAAGAAAGTTTTGGTGAAGATAAACCTAAGAAAAATGTTCCCATGATTATGGCAGCGCATGGTGTGCCTTATGTGGCTACTGCGTCCATATCTTATCCAGAAGATTTCATGAAAAAAGTTAAAAAAGCCGCTGAAATTGAAGGGCCAGCTTATATTCACCTCAATCAACCATGTACCACAGGTTGGGGTTATGATCCATCAAAAACTATAGATATAGGCCGTCTAGCTGTAGAAACAGGCTCATGGATTTTATATGAAATCGTTGATGGTGAATTTAAGGTTACTTATAGACCAATGCAACGAAAACCAGTGAATGAATATTTGAATGCTCAAAAAAGATTTAAGCACTTGGAAGATGAGGAAAAAGATAAGATTCAGGAATACGTTGACAAAGTATGTACTGAGCTTAGGATATAGGGGGCAGAAGATTGGATAAATTAATAGTTCAGCCAGAGTTATGCGATGGCTGTTTAGACTGCGAAGATGCCTGTTCTAAA
The DNA window shown above is from Methanobacteriaceae archaeon and carries:
- the porB gene encoding pyruvate synthase subunit PorB — translated: MKIPEEELLAPGHRGCAGCGATIGVRLALKMLGKNTVAVSSTGCLEVITTPYPETAWEIPWIHVGFENAAAVASGVERALKAQGKDDVNVVAFAGDGGTADIGMQALSGAMERGHNLIYICYDNEAYMNTGIQRSGSTPYGASTTTSPHGKESFGEDKPKKNVPMIMAAHGVPYVATASISYPEDFMKKVKKAAEIEGPAYIHLNQPCTTGWGYDPSKTIDIGRLAVETGSWILYEIVDGEFKVTYRPMQRKPVNEYLNAQKRFKHLEDEEKDKIQEYVDKVCTELRI